A region from the Vicia villosa cultivar HV-30 ecotype Madison, WI linkage group LG3, Vvil1.0, whole genome shotgun sequence genome encodes:
- the LOC131656557 gene encoding aspartyl protease family protein At5g10770-like — protein sequence MSHFFLVCLVLFFTLEKNFAIETTWKESHSHHVQTSSLLPSTSCSSSTKGPKRKSTLDVVHKHGPCSHLNKNGKANSVQTHNDILKHDKERINYIHSKLLSSSSNNNNKVEIELDSSSSSANLPAKSGDLIGSGNYYVVLGLGTPKKELSLIFDTGSDLTWTQCQPCARSCYKQVDEIFDPSKSTSYSNITCTSPDCSQHVSATGTNPSCSTPTESCIYEVKYGDGSFSIGYLSRERLTVTPTDTIDSFLFGCGQDNEGLFNGGAGLLGLGRHPISFIQQTSQKYHNTFSYCLPSTSSEVGHLTFGAATDNEDVKYTPLSTVSQSSSFYGLDIEGISVGGTKLPIASSVFTTSGAIIDSGTVITYLPPTVYVSLRDSFRKGMANYPPPSANGLFDTCYDLFSGTNKTVIIPEISFFFAGGVTVELPILGIIYVEQKQFCLAFAANDHDSDITIFGNVQQKTLEVVYDIGGGRIGFGSNGCK from the exons ATGTCTCATTTCTTCTTAGTCTGTCTTGTTCTCTTTTTCACTTTGGAGAAGAACTTTGCCATTGAAACAACATGGAAGGAGAGTCACTCTCATCATGTTCAAACCAGCTCTCTCTTACCATCAACTTCTTGCAGTTCTTCAACCAAAG GTCCCAAAAGAAAATCAACATTAGAtgtggtacacaaacatggtccATGTTCCCAtctaaacaaaaatggaaaagcGAATTCTGTTCAAACACATAATGATATTCTAAAGCATGACAAGGAAAGGATAAACTATATTCACTCAAAGTTATTATCATCATCTTCCAATAACAATAATAAGGTGGAAATAGAATTGGATTCTTCTTCTTCTAGTGCTAATTTACCTGCAAAATCTGGTGACCTTATTGGATCAGGAAACTACTATGTTGTTCTTGGACTTGGTACTCCTAAAAAggaattatcacttatttttgacACTGGTAGTGACCTCACTTGGACTCAATGCCAACCTTGTGCTCGTTCTTGTTACAAACAagttgatgaaatatttgatccaTCAAAGTCTACTTCTTATTCCAATATCACATGTACTTCTCCAGATTGCTCTCAACATGTTTCAGCCACAG GAACCAATCCCAGTTGTTCTACGCCAACAGAATCATGCATATATGAGGTCAAATATGGTGACGGATCCTTCTCTATCGGATACTTAAGCCGCGAACGGCTCACCGTTACGCCAACAGACACCATCGACAGTTTCTTATTCGGTTGCGGTCAAGACAACGAAGGCCTATTTAACGGCGGTGCCGGTCTCTTAGGGCTTGGCCGTCACCCAATCTCCTTTATCCAACAAACCTCTCAAAAATATCATAATACCTTCTCTTATTGTCTTCCATCTACTTCTAGCGAGGTAGGCCACCTCACATTCGGCGCAGCCACGGATAACGAAGATGTAAAGTACACTCCTTTGTCCACAGTATCTCAGAGCAGTTCTTTCTACGGCCTCGACATTGAGGGAATCAGCGTCGGTGGAACTAAGCTTCCAATTGCATCCTCTGTTTTCACAACCAGTGGCGCCATTATCGATTCAGGAACTGTCATTACATACTTGCCACCTACAGTCTATGTCAGCCTCCGTGATTCCTTTCGGAAAGGCATGGCCAATTATCCACCTCCTTCTGCTAATGGACTTTTTGATACATGCTATGATCTTTTTAGTGGGACTAATAAGACTGTGATTATTCCGGAGATTAGTTTTTTCTTCGCTGGTGGTGTCACGGTGGAGCTTCCCATATTGGGGATAATTTACGTGGA